The following proteins come from a genomic window of Vallitaleaceae bacterium 9-2:
- the trpB gene encoding tryptophan synthase subunit beta: MPHEFGRFGGQYVPEPVIQALKELEVAYDEAIQDVEFIKEYKYYMKDYVGRENPLYYAQNLTKRLGGAKIYLKREDLNHTGAHKINNAIGQILLAKRMGKKKVIAETGAGQHGVATATAAALFDMECEIFMGAEDMQRQALNVFRMELLGAKVVSVTSGTQTLSDAVDAAITYWVENVEDTFYLLGSAVGPHPYPTMVREFQKIIGEEALEQIQQKEGRLPDYCIACVGGGSNAIGLFSAFVPHASVKLIGVEAAGLGVDTDKHAATMAKGKEGVIHGMNTIFIQDENGGISPVYSISAGLDYPGVGPEHAYLKDQGRAEYVSVTDEEAVKALLYLSQVEGIIPAIESSHAIAHVIKFAPTLGQEQVIIVNVSGRGDKDVQAVEQYIQKHHLAIRQK; encoded by the coding sequence ATGCCACATGAATTTGGAAGGTTCGGAGGACAATATGTTCCTGAACCGGTTATACAAGCACTTAAAGAACTGGAAGTAGCATATGATGAAGCAATCCAAGATGTTGAGTTCATCAAAGAATATAAGTACTATATGAAAGACTATGTTGGACGAGAAAACCCACTCTATTATGCACAAAACCTAACGAAGCGCTTAGGTGGAGCTAAGATATATCTAAAACGAGAAGATCTAAATCATACAGGCGCACATAAGATTAATAACGCTATCGGGCAGATTCTCCTAGCCAAACGTATGGGCAAGAAAAAAGTCATCGCAGAGACCGGTGCCGGACAACATGGAGTAGCAACGGCGACAGCTGCGGCATTGTTTGATATGGAATGTGAGATTTTTATGGGCGCAGAAGATATGCAACGACAAGCGCTTAACGTCTTTCGTATGGAGCTTTTAGGTGCAAAAGTTGTATCGGTAACTTCGGGAACGCAGACGTTAAGTGATGCAGTAGATGCTGCCATAACATATTGGGTTGAAAATGTTGAAGATACATTTTACTTGTTAGGATCAGCAGTTGGCCCACATCCCTACCCGACCATGGTGCGTGAATTCCAAAAAATAATTGGAGAAGAAGCATTGGAACAAATTCAACAAAAAGAAGGGCGCTTGCCGGATTACTGTATAGCTTGTGTTGGCGGAGGAAGTAATGCCATTGGGTTGTTTAGCGCATTTGTTCCACATGCATCGGTAAAACTTATTGGGGTAGAAGCTGCTGGCTTAGGTGTAGATACAGATAAACATGCTGCGACTATGGCAAAGGGAAAAGAAGGTGTTATTCATGGAATGAACACCATATTTATTCAAGATGAAAATGGTGGAATTAGTCCGGTGTATTCGATTTCAGCAGGATTGGACTATCCTGGCGTAGGACCGGAACATGCCTATCTAAAAGATCAAGGGCGTGCAGAGTATGTTTCAGTCACAGACGAAGAAGCGGTCAAGGCTTTGTTGTATCTATCACAGGTAGAAGGAATTATTCCTGCAATCGAAAGTTCCCATGCAATTGCACATGTTATAAAATTTGCGCCAACGCTTGGACAAGAGCAAGTTATTATTGTCAATGTGTCAGGACGTGGAGACAAAGATGTTCAAGCTGTTGAGCAATATATTCAAAAACATCATTTAGCAATTCGTCAAAAATAG
- a CDS encoding glycerol-3-phosphate responsive antiterminator, producing MEKTTEVNKILDNPIIAAVSDGEGIQAAIQSPCDVVFLLECNIFNVGKWVSQLQSAGKIVCLHVDLIKGIAHDSIGLEYIKEVVGADGIITTKASMIRRAKDLALITVQRVFVLDSKSIDMGVRTIKENKPDIVEIMPGVMPKAIRRMAQTVSAPIIAGGLIDQKEEIIQLLDAGAMAVSTSCEKLWYQ from the coding sequence GTGGAAAAAACAACCGAAGTGAATAAGATCCTTGATAATCCAATTATCGCAGCAGTATCAGATGGTGAGGGCATACAAGCGGCGATACAATCGCCATGTGATGTGGTTTTTTTACTTGAATGCAATATTTTTAATGTGGGAAAGTGGGTAAGCCAGCTTCAAAGTGCAGGTAAAATTGTGTGCTTACATGTGGATCTGATTAAGGGGATTGCACATGATAGCATTGGATTAGAATATATAAAAGAAGTCGTCGGTGCAGATGGAATCATTACAACTAAAGCATCCATGATTCGACGGGCAAAAGACTTGGCGTTGATTACGGTGCAACGCGTGTTTGTGCTGGATTCTAAATCCATTGATATGGGGGTTCGTACCATAAAAGAAAATAAACCCGATATCGTTGAAATTATGCCAGGTGTTATGCCAAAAGCCATTCGTCGAATGGCTCAGACTGTGTCGGCGCCTATCATTGCCGGCGGCTTGATTGATCAAAAAGAGGAGATTATTCAGTTGTTAGATGCAGGAGCCATGGCGGTATCAACAAGTTGTGAGAAACTATGGTATCAATAA
- a CDS encoding LacI family DNA-binding transcriptional regulator has product MITIKEMAQIIGVSPTTVSNVIRGKTKEVSPELAKKIQKVVEEHNYVPNRSAINLAKNNSNVIGFVMSTKSVLYNNMVQDFFTGELIGALEIGVRKHGYFLMIYSSDDMEEIRSFVSSWNIDGIVALGFSYEKAQILKDVYKKPLVFIDGYFLNDQHQYTNVGIEDYQGAFDMTSYLIKEGHQKFAFFSDNYTGGDYARYMGFLDAIKAGGLPADSGYKYKVERRLDAIKKSVTDAVSEHPEATALVFCSDNYAVAAMGTLSDLGYNIPKDISVVGYDDAIVASFVRPKLTTVRQSTGDKADIAINKLIKMIKNTSEKPEKIILPVTLQIRDSVKKIEA; this is encoded by the coding sequence TTGATTACAATAAAAGAAATGGCGCAAATCATTGGCGTAAGCCCGACAACGGTTTCAAACGTTATCCGTGGAAAAACGAAAGAAGTGTCACCAGAATTAGCAAAAAAAATACAAAAAGTCGTTGAAGAACACAATTATGTACCGAATCGTTCAGCGATCAATTTGGCAAAAAATAACTCAAATGTTATTGGTTTTGTCATGAGTACAAAATCCGTTCTCTACAACAATATGGTACAGGACTTTTTTACCGGGGAGCTCATTGGAGCTCTTGAGATTGGTGTGCGCAAACATGGGTATTTTTTGATGATTTACAGTTCGGATGATATGGAAGAGATTCGCAGTTTTGTATCGTCTTGGAATATTGATGGAATTGTTGCTCTAGGTTTTAGTTATGAAAAAGCGCAAATACTCAAAGATGTCTATAAAAAACCACTGGTATTTATTGATGGCTATTTTTTAAATGATCAACATCAATATACCAATGTCGGTATAGAAGACTATCAAGGGGCTTTTGATATGACCAGCTATCTTATTAAAGAAGGACACCAGAAGTTTGCTTTTTTTTCAGACAATTATACAGGTGGAGATTACGCCAGATATATGGGGTTTTTGGATGCGATTAAAGCAGGGGGACTCCCTGCGGACTCAGGATATAAATATAAAGTCGAAAGAAGATTAGATGCAATCAAAAAGAGTGTGACGGATGCGGTAAGTGAACATCCGGAAGCTACAGCTTTGGTTTTTTGTTCGGACAATTATGCAGTAGCAGCAATGGGGACACTATCAGACCTTGGGTATAATATACCAAAAGATATATCGGTGGTTGGTTATGATGATGCGATAGTAGCCTCTTTTGTACGTCCAAAGCTTACGACGGTCAGACAAAGTACCGGAGATAAGGCGGATATAGCAATCAATAAACTCATCAAGATGATTAAAAATACATCAGAGAAACCAGAAAAAATTATTTTGCCAGTTACATTGCAGATAAGAGATTCTGTCAAAAAAATAGAAGCTTAG
- a CDS encoding ABC transporter substrate-binding protein produces the protein MKRLMSVLLLVSMLVVMAGCGSDTTQSNNEDTSGQEQTAEKDNDTDEQSSKDASIRIINGKIEIDGALQKYAKAYEEQTGVEVIIESIGGGADIGATIKGYFAAGNMPDIFVFGGEGEFLTWEEHMEDLSNETWAEDTAVAYKTPDGKVVGFPYAVEGYGLTYNKDILEAAGVDPSSLTNINAYQEAFEKIEGMKDELGLTAVVSMAAEAGQMYWSTGNHNFGTYLSTGLEQGDTTYIDMLKNGEIDTERMTQYGKFVKMLFDYSDKSTLLSGTYDDQLALWAQGKTAFVHQGNWIDPSLPDYGVEFAMGISPLAFMEEDTDGILADAPSWWAVYNNGEYVQEAKDFLESLATTEAGAQCLVVDAGMISPFQSTTIEPVSPLAINLMGWVQEGKTYSWQWAKMPEGFAMNDLGPVFEAYARGDVDVDGFVELMESAIGTLK, from the coding sequence ATGAAAAGATTAATGTCAGTACTATTACTTGTATCTATGCTTGTTGTTATGGCAGGATGTGGAAGTGATACAACACAATCAAACAACGAGGATACTTCAGGACAGGAACAAACAGCAGAGAAAGATAATGATACCGATGAACAAAGTAGTAAGGATGCATCGATTCGAATTATTAATGGAAAAATCGAGATTGATGGTGCTCTACAAAAATATGCGAAGGCATATGAAGAACAAACTGGGGTAGAGGTTATTATTGAGTCAATTGGTGGAGGTGCAGATATTGGTGCAACCATTAAGGGATATTTTGCGGCAGGTAATATGCCGGACATTTTTGTGTTTGGTGGCGAAGGTGAGTTTTTAACTTGGGAAGAACATATGGAAGATTTGAGCAATGAAACTTGGGCAGAAGATACGGCTGTTGCTTATAAAACTCCAGATGGTAAAGTTGTAGGATTCCCATATGCAGTAGAAGGATATGGGTTAACATACAACAAAGATATCCTTGAAGCAGCAGGAGTTGATCCAAGCAGTTTGACAAATATCAACGCATATCAAGAAGCTTTTGAAAAAATCGAAGGGATGAAAGACGAGCTTGGATTGACAGCAGTTGTTTCGATGGCAGCTGAAGCCGGTCAGATGTACTGGTCAACAGGAAACCATAACTTTGGAACTTATTTATCTACAGGATTAGAACAAGGCGATACAACATATATTGATATGTTGAAAAATGGTGAAATTGATACAGAGCGAATGACTCAATATGGAAAATTCGTAAAAATGCTTTTTGACTATTCAGATAAAAGCACATTACTTAGTGGAACATATGATGATCAATTAGCATTGTGGGCACAAGGTAAAACAGCCTTTGTACATCAAGGGAACTGGATTGATCCTTCTCTACCAGATTATGGTGTTGAATTTGCAATGGGAATTTCACCATTAGCATTTATGGAAGAAGATACCGATGGTATTTTGGCGGATGCTCCATCTTGGTGGGCTGTCTATAATAACGGTGAGTATGTTCAAGAAGCAAAAGATTTCCTTGAAAGCCTTGCAACAACAGAAGCAGGTGCACAGTGTCTTGTCGTTGATGCTGGAATGATTTCTCCATTCCAATCAACAACAATTGAACCGGTATCTCCGCTTGCTATTAACTTAATGGGATGGGTTCAAGAAGGAAAAACTTATTCATGGCAATGGGCAAAAATGCCTGAAGGATTTGCTATGAATGATTTAGGACCCGTGTTCGAAGCGTATGCACGAGGCGATGTTGATGTAGATGGTTTTGTAGAATTAATGGAAAGCGCCATTGGAACTTTAAAATAA
- a CDS encoding sugar ABC transporter permease: protein MDINIQRRSSIAIIALGIVSVVVAMILNFGGGQEDYRGYLLIGGLLLCMGGLYVLPTRKHRQIINVLFLLPLLFAFTFTVIIPFVFGVFYSFTDWNGIKFDQFVGLENYITMFTSQDYVYSLLITIVFATINILLVNFVALSLALLCTSKIKGRNFYRAAFFVPNLIGGIVLGYVWQFIFNKVFTSLIEGSMSMLTDPNLAILAIILVSSWQYAGYIMMIYVTGLQGVPRDVLEASSVDGANSLVTLFKIKIPMIANTFTVSIFLTLVNSFKQFDLNLAITNGGPSRILNGFSILSTEFLALNIYKTAISKNQYALGQTKAVVFFILLAIVSLTQVVISKKREVEM, encoded by the coding sequence ATGGATATCAATATACAAAGACGCAGTTCTATCGCAATAATTGCTTTGGGCATTGTAAGTGTTGTGGTGGCAATGATTCTCAACTTTGGTGGTGGGCAAGAAGACTATCGAGGGTATCTACTTATAGGAGGTCTGTTGCTATGTATGGGAGGATTATATGTTTTGCCAACCAGAAAACATAGACAAATTATCAATGTTTTATTTCTCCTACCTCTTTTATTTGCATTTACATTTACAGTGATTATCCCGTTTGTTTTTGGAGTGTTCTATTCGTTTACAGATTGGAATGGTATCAAATTTGATCAGTTTGTGGGATTAGAAAACTATATTACAATGTTCACGTCTCAAGACTATGTTTATTCTTTGCTCATTACGATCGTATTTGCAACGATTAATATATTGTTGGTCAATTTTGTGGCGTTGTCATTGGCACTGCTATGTACTTCAAAAATAAAAGGAAGAAATTTTTATCGAGCGGCATTTTTTGTGCCGAATCTAATCGGTGGAATTGTGCTTGGTTATGTTTGGCAGTTTATTTTCAATAAAGTATTTACATCATTAATTGAAGGAAGTATGTCAATGTTAACAGATCCAAATCTTGCCATTTTAGCCATTATTCTAGTGAGCAGTTGGCAATATGCAGGATACATTATGATGATTTATGTGACAGGACTTCAAGGCGTTCCACGAGATGTGCTAGAAGCCTCGAGTGTTGATGGAGCCAATAGTTTGGTTACTTTATTTAAGATTAAGATTCCGATGATTGCTAATACGTTCACTGTATCTATCTTTTTAACGTTAGTCAATTCGTTTAAACAGTTTGACTTGAACCTGGCAATTACCAATGGAGGGCCCAGTCGAATATTAAATGGTTTTTCGATTTTATCAACGGAGTTTTTGGCGCTCAATATTTATAAAACAGCCATTTCTAAAAATCAATATGCCTTGGGGCAAACCAAAGCGGTTGTATTTTTTATTCTTTTGGCCATAGTGTCGTTAACCCAAGTGGTGATTAGTAAAAAAAGAGAGGTGGAAATGTAA
- a CDS encoding carbohydrate ABC transporter permease → MRSQIIKRNIMEVLTIVLMLVFLFPFVLVVINSAKKSSEIVISPISLPTQWGQLFVNMGNVINNQNFNYWNSFFSSVLITLVSLFVITLFSSMAAWILVRNKTKWSDTIFLILVAAMIIPFQVVMLPLLSTFREISDFTGIRLLQSYKGIVFAYLGFGGSMSVFILHGFIKSIPYSLEEAARIDGCKPEQTFFHVIMPLLKPIQMTVLILNGIWIWNDFLLPSLMLGLNGKIKTLPVAVTSFVGSYVKQWDLILTAAFLAMIPIIILFLFAQKQIIQGMVEGAIK, encoded by the coding sequence ATGCGTTCACAGATAATCAAACGAAATATCATGGAAGTGTTGACCATCGTCTTAATGCTGGTTTTCTTGTTTCCCTTTGTGCTTGTTGTCATTAATTCAGCTAAAAAAAGTAGTGAAATTGTTATTAGTCCGATTAGCCTTCCTACGCAATGGGGCCAACTCTTTGTGAATATGGGCAATGTGATTAACAATCAAAATTTTAACTATTGGAATTCATTTTTTAGTTCAGTATTGATTACATTGGTTTCTTTATTCGTCATTACTTTATTTTCCAGTATGGCAGCATGGATTTTAGTGCGCAATAAAACAAAATGGTCGGATACAATTTTCCTCATCCTCGTTGCTGCGATGATTATTCCGTTTCAGGTGGTTATGCTTCCTCTCTTATCTACATTTCGTGAGATTTCAGATTTTACAGGGATACGATTACTTCAAAGTTATAAAGGGATTGTATTTGCATATTTAGGGTTTGGTGGATCGATGTCGGTATTTATTTTGCATGGTTTTATCAAAAGCATTCCATATTCCCTGGAAGAAGCAGCGCGTATTGATGGGTGTAAGCCGGAGCAAACATTTTTTCATGTTATTATGCCTTTATTAAAGCCGATTCAGATGACAGTACTTATTTTAAATGGGATTTGGATATGGAATGACTTTTTACTTCCTTCGCTTATGCTTGGACTCAATGGAAAAATAAAAACATTGCCTGTCGCGGTGACAAGCTTTGTAGGATCATATGTTAAACAATGGGATCTTATATTGACAGCTGCTTTTTTAGCTATGATTCCCATTATCATACTTTTCTTATTTGCACAAAAACAGATTATTCAGGGAATGGTAGAAGGTGCTATTAAGTAA
- a CDS encoding alpha-glucosidase yields the protein MKNINRAWWKEAVVYQIYPRSFMDSDGDGIGDLQGIIHRLDYLCDLGVDVLWLSPVYDSPNADNGYDIRDYKKIMQEFGTMDDFDMLLEKAHQKGLKIMMDLVVNHTSDEHAWFTQSRESRENKYREYYIWRQGQPSGLEPNNWGSCFSGSAWQYDEKTEMFYLHLFSKKQPDLNWENAQLRQSIYEMMRWWCEKGVDGFRMDVINMISKDTEFPDGETKQGLFGDFSPYAINGPRVHEYLQEMHENVLAHYDIMTVGETPNVTVEEAKKYAGETAKELNMIFQFEHVEYGGEIGKWTDKKIALPKLKQILSKWQVALENQAWNSLYWNNHDQPRAVSRFGDDRPQFRAVSAKMLATCLHFMKGTPYIYQGEEIGMTNYPFSRIDQFEDIESINAYKEIVGNGLLEHDQMMAYLRFKSRDNARTPMQWDGSKYGGFSTKKPWLPVNPNKDTVNVDRESNNQDSVYHYYKKILKLRKCHDIIVYGTYILLEEMHEQLYVYKRQWEDEELLVICNFSEENLEYALPKPFEKGEILLANYNRTQLEQTLKLDSFEAMVIKV from the coding sequence ATGAAGAACATTAATAGAGCATGGTGGAAAGAAGCGGTGGTATATCAAATTTATCCGAGAAGTTTTATGGATAGTGATGGGGATGGAATTGGAGATTTACAGGGGATTATACATCGGCTGGATTATTTGTGTGACTTAGGTGTTGATGTCCTTTGGCTATCGCCGGTATATGATTCACCCAATGCGGATAATGGATATGATATACGTGATTATAAAAAAATCATGCAAGAGTTTGGAACCATGGATGACTTTGACATGTTGTTGGAAAAAGCACATCAAAAAGGGTTGAAAATTATGATGGATTTAGTGGTAAACCATACATCAGATGAACATGCATGGTTTACGCAAAGCCGAGAAAGTCGAGAAAATAAGTATCGAGAATACTATATTTGGAGACAAGGTCAACCCAGTGGATTAGAGCCTAATAATTGGGGGTCTTGTTTTAGTGGATCGGCGTGGCAATATGACGAAAAGACAGAAATGTTTTATTTGCATTTATTTTCTAAAAAGCAGCCGGACCTTAATTGGGAAAATGCACAATTGCGTCAGTCGATATATGAGATGATGCGTTGGTGGTGCGAAAAAGGTGTTGACGGATTTCGTATGGATGTGATTAATATGATTTCTAAAGATACAGAGTTTCCTGATGGAGAAACCAAGCAGGGATTATTTGGTGATTTTTCGCCTTATGCAATCAATGGACCAAGAGTGCATGAATATTTACAAGAAATGCATGAAAATGTTTTAGCGCACTATGATATAATGACAGTTGGAGAGACACCGAATGTAACGGTTGAAGAAGCAAAAAAATATGCGGGAGAAACCGCGAAAGAGCTTAATATGATTTTTCAGTTTGAACATGTTGAATATGGTGGAGAGATTGGAAAATGGACCGACAAAAAAATTGCGCTTCCAAAGTTAAAGCAGATATTATCAAAGTGGCAAGTTGCCTTAGAAAATCAGGCGTGGAATAGTCTATATTGGAATAATCATGATCAACCAAGAGCGGTTTCGCGCTTTGGAGATGACAGACCACAATTTCGAGCAGTTTCAGCCAAAATGTTAGCTACATGCTTGCATTTTATGAAAGGGACACCTTATATCTATCAAGGTGAGGAAATAGGAATGACAAATTATCCGTTTTCCCGCATTGATCAATTTGAAGATATCGAAAGTATCAACGCCTATAAGGAAATCGTAGGTAATGGCTTGCTTGAACATGATCAAATGATGGCATACCTTCGATTTAAAAGTCGCGACAATGCTCGAACACCTATGCAGTGGGATGGAAGTAAATATGGTGGTTTTTCTACAAAAAAACCATGGTTACCTGTAAACCCAAATAAAGATACGGTTAATGTTGACAGAGAATCTAATAACCAGGATTCGGTGTATCATTATTATAAGAAAATATTAAAGCTGAGAAAATGTCATGATATTATAGTGTATGGAACATATATATTGTTGGAAGAAATGCATGAACAGCTTTATGTATATAAAAGACAGTGGGAGGACGAGGAATTATTGGTAATCTGCAATTTTTCAGAAGAAAACCTTGAATATGCCTTGCCCAAACCCTTTGAAAAAGGTGAAATTCTTCTAGCAAATTATAATCGAACTCAATTAGAGCAAACACTTAAACTAGATTCCTTTGAGGCGATGGTTATTAAGGTTTAA
- a CDS encoding DUF2177 family protein yields the protein MIRNFFITFAVFMVIDLIWLGIIAKDLYSRHLGYIMRTPPNWIAAIGFYIIFILGLMFFALYPALDKEAIRYAFLYGAFFGFVAYATYDLTNLATLKDWPILITVIDLTWGTVLGGMTTALSFLIIRFFN from the coding sequence ATGATTCGTAATTTTTTTATTACCTTTGCAGTGTTTATGGTTATTGATTTGATTTGGCTTGGCATTATTGCAAAAGACTTATATAGTCGACATTTAGGTTACATCATGCGCACACCACCTAATTGGATAGCAGCCATCGGATTTTATATTATATTTATCCTTGGATTAATGTTTTTCGCATTGTATCCGGCATTGGATAAAGAGGCGATACGCTATGCGTTTTTGTATGGAGCTTTTTTCGGATTTGTTGCATATGCTACATATGACTTGACAAACCTGGCGACACTAAAAGATTGGCCGATTCTTATTACAGTGATTGACTTGACTTGGGGAACGGTATTGGGTGGTATGACAACAGCGCTTTCCTTTCTGATTATACGATTTTTCAATTAG
- a CDS encoding transporter substrate-binding domain-containing protein, translating to MKKMMMFISVLALAIVAMAGCGGEEKNNKVKIIDIPLTQEEYAFGVDKEQPELYDEVNAFIEQIQTDGTYDEIYNNYFGDGEPVAVKSAQMDASKDQLIVATNAAFEPFEYTKGENYYGIDMEIAALLAEHLGKELVISNMDFDAVCLSVGESKADIAMAGLTINEDRKEYVNFTIPYYNAAQTLVTMEADATFAEATTVEALEEALNALGSDTKIGVQQGTTAQFYLEGDADWGFDGYDVEVVTYKSGTLAVQDMINGNIQYVVIDEAPAGYIVGSINELN from the coding sequence ATGAAGAAAATGATGATGTTTATAAGTGTATTGGCACTTGCAATTGTTGCAATGGCAGGTTGCGGTGGAGAAGAAAAAAACAATAAAGTAAAGATAATAGACATTCCTTTAACACAAGAAGAGTACGCATTTGGTGTGGATAAAGAACAACCAGAGCTATATGATGAAGTGAATGCCTTTATTGAACAAATTCAAACAGACGGAACCTATGATGAAATTTATAATAACTACTTTGGTGACGGCGAACCGGTTGCTGTAAAGTCAGCACAAATGGATGCAAGTAAAGACCAACTTATTGTTGCTACGAATGCAGCATTTGAGCCTTTTGAATATACTAAAGGTGAGAACTACTATGGAATCGACATGGAAATAGCAGCTTTACTTGCAGAGCATTTAGGAAAAGAACTTGTCATTAGCAATATGGACTTTGACGCTGTATGTTTATCTGTTGGTGAAAGCAAGGCAGACATTGCCATGGCAGGTTTAACGATTAATGAAGACCGAAAAGAATATGTTAACTTTACTATTCCATATTATAATGCGGCGCAAACACTAGTGACGATGGAAGCGGATGCAACATTTGCTGAAGCAACAACTGTTGAAGCGTTGGAAGAAGCCCTTAATGCCCTTGGTTCCGATACAAAAATCGGAGTGCAACAAGGTACAACAGCCCAATTTTACCTTGAAGGTGATGCGGACTGGGGATTTGACGGATACGATGTGGAAGTCGTGACATATAAGTCAGGAACTTTAGCCGTACAAGATATGATTAATGGCAATATTCAATACGTTGTGATTGATGAAGCGCCAGCAGGATATATTGTCGGATCTATAAATGAGTTAAATTAA
- a CDS encoding amino acid ABC transporter permease, which produces MGNFSSRVERFWEIFYYNNGYVKVLEGLQNTVYIAVVGLLLGTLIGTIIASVEVFPGYSRTTRFFQRLGKFYVAMFRGTPIVVQLLVSYYVLLPILGLNIPSINVCVLVFGFNSGAYVSEIMRGGIMSVDSGQMEAGRAVGLSYSVTLVKIVVPQAIKNILPTLGNEFISLIKETSVVSFVGAADLYVAFNYIGTNSYEFMVPYLVMALIYITLVMMIAFLIKLMERSLGKSDRRN; this is translated from the coding sequence ATGGGAAATTTTAGTAGCAGAGTTGAAAGATTTTGGGAAATATTTTACTATAATAATGGCTATGTTAAAGTTTTAGAAGGTTTACAAAACACCGTATATATTGCGGTGGTAGGCCTTCTATTAGGTACGCTTATCGGTACGATTATTGCCAGTGTCGAAGTGTTTCCGGGTTACAGTCGTACAACACGGTTTTTCCAAAGGCTTGGAAAGTTCTATGTTGCGATGTTTCGTGGAACACCGATTGTTGTCCAATTACTTGTGTCCTATTACGTATTGCTGCCGATTCTAGGTCTAAACATTCCTTCAATTAATGTATGTGTTTTGGTGTTTGGATTTAACAGTGGGGCATATGTGTCAGAAATCATGCGCGGCGGAATTATGTCGGTTGATTCGGGGCAAATGGAAGCAGGACGAGCGGTAGGTCTAAGCTACAGCGTCACATTGGTTAAGATTGTTGTACCTCAGGCGATTAAAAACATTTTGCCGACACTTGGAAATGAGTTCATTTCACTCATTAAAGAGACTTCTGTAGTAAGTTTTGTTGGTGCAGCAGACTTATATGTTGCATTTAACTATATTGGAACAAATAGCTATGAATTTATGGTTCCTTATCTAGTTATGGCTTTGATTTATATTACCTTAGTCATGATGATTGCATTTTTAATTAAACTTATGGAAAGGAGCCTTGGAAAAAGTGATCGACGTAATTAA
- a CDS encoding amino acid ABC transporter ATP-binding protein, giving the protein MIDVINLKKNYGNLEVLKDISITIEEGEKIAIVGPSGSGKSTFLRCLNCMEDPTAGSIIFEGVDIADMKVDINIHRRHMGMVFQQFNLFNNKTVIDNIMLAPLYVANHELRSQKIKNVGIGIKNIFRKEKIQPYNITKTKAQIKNEIRERAMELLKTIGLEDKANVYPSTLSGGQKQRIAIVRALAMNPKVILFDEPTSALDPEMVGEVLELIKKLADSGMTMVIVTHEMGFAREVATKILFMDEGQIKEQSPPDQFFSNPTHPRAKEFLSKVL; this is encoded by the coding sequence GTGATCGACGTAATTAATTTAAAGAAAAACTATGGAAACTTGGAAGTATTAAAAGATATTAGTATCACCATTGAAGAAGGCGAAAAAATAGCTATTGTCGGACCATCGGGAAGTGGAAAAAGTACTTTTTTAAGATGCTTAAACTGTATGGAGGATCCGACAGCTGGGTCGATTATTTTTGAAGGTGTTGATATCGCGGATATGAAGGTGGATATTAATATCCATAGACGACATATGGGTATGGTGTTCCAACAATTTAACTTATTCAATAATAAAACAGTTATAGATAATATTATGCTGGCACCTTTATATGTTGCCAATCATGAGTTGCGAAGCCAGAAGATAAAAAATGTTGGAATTGGCATAAAGAATATTTTCCGTAAAGAGAAAATTCAACCATATAACATTACAAAAACCAAAGCACAGATTAAGAATGAAATTCGTGAGCGTGCTATGGAACTATTAAAAACTATTGGACTTGAAGACAAGGCGAATGTATACCCGTCGACGCTTTCAGGCGGACAAAAGCAAAGAATTGCCATTGTTAGAGCCTTGGCAATGAACCCAAAGGTGATTTTGTTTGATGAGCCAACATCTGCACTAGATCCAGAGATGGTTGGAGAAGTTCTTGAATTGATAAAAAAACTTGCAGATAGTGGTATGACGATGGTTATTGTAACCCATGAAATGGGATTTGCACGTGAAGTAGCAACAAAAATTCTGTTCATGGATGAAGGACAAATTAAAGAGCAAAGCCCACCGGATCAGTTCTTCTCAAACCCAACACATCCTAGAGCAAAAGAGTTTTTATCAAAAGTATTATAA